In a genomic window of Kluyveromyces marxianus DMKU3-1042 DNA, complete genome, chromosome 7:
- the COG2 gene encoding Golgi transport complex subunit COG2: MDESSEVLDLPVTKELSRELISSVVRENGGLDIDKLLLDNNFQYVSLDELSYEVSALKLSMEQSLLDEINESYPEYMEICSKFETKENNEVLDKLKQVLHDLQQFERKLGHLSETTVSETREKTVTVLSYMKSLDNMLDQLDDINKLSESLRVCQQLLSSLQSMSQLQMNDEISFEIAKQLSLILIRCDYRFRHLEDNDSPLVMRMRNDFKSILEASNSLSKPILERRIISKKNGNGDQKPVA, encoded by the coding sequence atGGATGAATCATCCGAAGTTTTAGACCTACCGGTTACTAAAGAACTTAGCAGAGAGCTTATTTCGAGTGTTGTACGAGAGAATGGTGGTTTAGATATTGATAAACTATTACTTGACAACAACTTTCAATATGTGTCTCTAGATGAACTATCGTACGAGGTTTCTGCCTTAAAGCTTTCTATGGAGCAATCGTTACTGGATGAGATCAATGAGAGTTATCCAGAGTACATGGAGATCTGTTCGAAATTTGAAACAAAGGAGAACAATGAAGTACTCGATAAACTAAAGCAGGTGCTGCATGACCTCCAGcagtttgaaagaaaattggGTCATTTAAGTGAGACTACAGTATCTGAAACAAGGGAGAAAACTGTTACAGTCCTTTCGTATATGAAGTCGCTCGATAATATGCTAGATCAACTAGATGATATTAACAAGCTGTCTGAATCCCTAAGGGTATGTCAGCAGCTTCTTTCCTCTCTCCAGTCCATGTCACAACTGCAAATGAATGATGAGatttcttttgaaatagCAAAACAGCTTTCTCTAATACTGATACGTTGCGATTATAGATTTAGGCATTTGGAAGACAATGATTCTCCCCTGGTGATGAGAATGAGGAACGATTTCAAAAGCATTTTGGAGGCTTCCAATTCTCTATCAAAGCCAATTCTTGAGAGACGGATCATTAGTAAGAAAAATGGCAATGGAGATCAAAAACCTGTTGCGTAA
- the NUP57 gene encoding FG-nucleoporin NUP57, with amino-acid sequence MNNGGLFGNKPAGTNTGFQFGGQQQQQQQQQPAGGNTGLFGQNTNSLNNSGSTGNGLFGNNQQQKPATGGLFGNNNNATGTTTGATGGGLFGNQQTNTTTGGGLFGAKPSGGLFGNTQQQQQQQQPSTINTGGGLFGNNNNNSNTTTGGLFGNNSNANGASGTSGGLFGGNKGPGATSGGLFGNANPNASTTTSNAGGLFGSNQLGQGTNSLFGQPQGQQQQQQQQQQGTSLFGSSASNTMQPSFAWSNNQQQQQPQQQLPSVQQPQQQLQIQQQQQQQQMSNYPQQIQEQILKCKESWLPTEQRSKLKTFVYNKCTETEAMLYNKPVSISQEDWDQALMSKPANNTIPIRLLGFQDLNERNQLQKQHVAQARVLLGQILEKLNQVNTKHDLDTQSRIAKAVSRNTVIENRILKLASQLAVLKSKNLPLSLHEEEMMSKFDKLLQESNDPAGLGKNNELWARLSVLKERAKNISEQLDSTLVVISENGGSSDNSKKNNQDEELEDRVNKIAEILSNQQRGLCFLNDVLEKDLKLVDEVQSKLKK; translated from the coding sequence ATGAACAATGGTGGACTTTTTGGGAACAAACCTGCAGGAACAAATACAGGGTTCCAATTTGGCGgtcaacaacagcagcaacagcaacagcaaccaGCAGGCGGTAATACAGGGTTGTTTGGACAAAATACTAATTCATTAAATAATTCTGGGTCTACTGGCAATGGGTTATTTGGAAAcaatcaacaacaaaaaccgGCTACCGGCGGGCTCTttggtaataataacaatgcTACTGGCACTACTACTGGAGCCACTGGAGGTGGCTTATTTGGCAATCAGCAAACCAACACAACTACTGGTGGCGGTCTATTTGGCGCCAAGCCATCTGGTGGATTGTTTGGGAACacacagcagcagcagcaacagcagcagccatCGACAATAAACACTGGTGGTGGGTTGTTTgggaacaacaacaataatagcaATACTACTACAGGCGGGTTGTTCGGTAACAATTCCAATGCTAATGGTGCTTCTGGCACTTCTGGTGGATTGTTTGGTGGAAATAAGGGGCCTGGTGCGACTTCTGGTGGGTTGTTCGGTAATGCCAACCCTAACGCATCTACAACTACTTCTAATGCCGGAGGGCTTTTTGGTTCGAACCAACTAGGGCAAGGGACAAATTCATTATTTGGACAACCTCAGGggcaacagcagcaacagcagcagcagcaacaagGTACTTCCTTGTTTGGGTCCTCGGCATCTAATACAATGCAACCATCGTTCGCCTGGTCAAATaaccagcaacaacagcaaccacAGCAACAACTTCCATCCGTTCAACAACCACAGCAACAATTACAAAttcagcaacagcagcaacagcagcaaatGTCTAACTACCCACAACAAATCCAAGAACAGATATTAAAGTGTAAAGAGTCTTGGCTTCCAACGGAACAAAGATCGAAACTAAAAACATTCGTGTACAACAAGTGCACGGAAACAGAAGCCATGTTGTATAATAAACCTGTCAGCATTTCACAAGAAGATTGGGATCAAGCATTAATGAGTAAGCCGGCAAACAATACCATTCCAATTAGGTTATTAGGGTTCCAAGATTTGAATGAGAGGAATCAACTGCAAAAGCAACATGTGGCTCAAGCGAGAGTTCTGCTGGGCCAAATTCTAGAGAAACTAAACCAAGTGAACACCAAGCATGATCTAGACACACAATCGAGAATAGCGAAGGCTGTTTCCCGTAATACAGTCATAGAAAACAGAATTCTCAAACTAGCATCTCAATTGGCAGTCTTGAAAAGTAAGAACCTGCCTTTGAGCTTACacgaagaagagatgaTGAGTAAATTTGACAAACTACTTCAAGAGAGTAATGATCCAGCAGGTCTCGGTAAGAATAACGAGCTATGGGCCAGATTATCTGTGTTGAAGGAAAGAGCTAAAAATATCAGCGAACAACTTGACAGCACCCTAGTAGTAATTAGCGAAAATGGCGGAAGTTCTGATAATAGTAAGAAGAATAACCAGGACGAGGAGTTGGAAGACCGAGTTAATAAGATTGCGGAGATTCTAAGTAACCAACAACGTGGTCTATGCTTCTTGAATGATGTACTTGAGAAGGACCTGAAATTAGTAGACGAAGTTCAATCAAAACTTAAGAAATAA
- a CDS encoding uncharacterized protein (Protein MSS18), with protein sequence MIGKQLNEVIRFNTVFCRFFLRFPGGKPQTAAYQAKAIDRLLVDLCRYGGVLYAQGNEKFMKPTKLPLKVDLAICSPEKVKLVRLISQMRGYVYDESVEPDYSKLVEPVSLEPKRELGETLDSLRKLRESKRHGPVGSTVSIMVPQSPFVFLKKPLKYFRTIGGDTCDITRNNLMHWTWAAGQERYPLENEEYAKIHPFCTHFTRIPSQKPAIQIIPSIITNLSEMPNSLNDWVRRTDVELSDSEKDKLSTMLHGFEGL encoded by the coding sequence ATGATTGGCAAACAGTTGAACGAGGTGATAAGGTTTAACACGGTATTCTGTCGGTTTTTCCTTCGATTTCCTGGAGGAAAGCCGCAGACAGCAGCGTATCAGGCCAAGGCTATAGACCGGTTGCTAGTTGATTTGTGCCGATATGGTGGTGTTTTGTATGCGCAAGGGAATGAGAAGTTCATGAAACCAACCAAGCTACCGTTGAAGGTGGATTTGGCGATTTGTTCGCCGGAGAAAGTGAAGCTAGTGAGACTTATATCGCAGATGAGAGGGTATGTGTATGACGAAAGCGTCGAGCCGGATTACTCGAAGCTTGTGGAGCCTGTGAGTCTAGAACCTAAGCGCGAACTGGGGGAGACGTTAGATAGTTTGAGGAAACTGCGGGAGTCTAAGCGCCATGGTCCCGTTGGAAGCACTGTGTCAATTATGGTTCCCCAGAGTCCATTTGTATTCCTTAAGAAGCCACTCAAGTACTTCCGGACTATTGGTGGGGACACGTGTGACATAACTAGAAATAACTTAATGCATTGGACGTGGGCTGCTGGCCAAGAAAGATATCCCTTGGAAAATGAGGAATACGCCAAAATCCATCCATTTTGTACTCATTTCACCAGGATACCATCGCAGAAACCTGCGATCCAGATTATCCCCAGTATAATTACGAACTTGTCAGAAATGCCAAACTCTTTGAATGACTGGGTTAGACGGACCGATGTCGAGCTTTCCGATTCTGAGAAAGACAAGCTATCAACAATGCTCCACGGGTTCGAGGGActttaa
- the TOM5 gene encoding Tom5p yields MFGLPQQQSEEEKKLHQQQSNQTLVNAAYAAAALWLSPIIWNFVKKQFK; encoded by the coding sequence ATGTTTGGCCTACCTCAACAAcaatctgaagaagaaaagaagttgcaccaacaacaatctAACCAAACTTTGGTGAACGCTGCTTATGCTGCCGCCGCTCTTTGGTTGTCTCCAATAATCTGGAACTTCGTTAAGAAGCAATTTAAATAA
- the SPN1 gene encoding transcription factor SPN1, whose protein sequence is MSDVERDLSSGVENGGEGEGLSNVVPQERTRKHIEATADSESDEELDPALGNGLAADDDEEGAGGAGVYGVVDEATRKRQELEARMDSILHKPKKKRTRQDEDDLEQMQDERILRLKDEMNIAAQKDIDTLNERLESGNTRLVAMEKVKLLPKVVKVLSKVNLADTILDNNLLQSVRIWLEPLPDGSLPAFEIQKSLFSALDNLPIKTEHLKESGLGRVVIFYTKSKRVEQKLARLADKLIAEWTRPIIGASDNYRDKRVLKLEFDVEKHRKKTILDTAKSKKRKSKRKEVDEEKYKSAYEQAAARRNRAAAPAQTTTDYKYAPISNIDATGKNIGVGSSVDSSDLYKRLNSRLSGNKNKKTNTR, encoded by the coding sequence ATGAGTGATGTTGAACGTGACTTGTCGAGTGGAGTTGAAAATGGGGGTGAAGGAGAAGGATTGAGCAATGTTGTGCctcaagaaagaacaagaaagcATATTGAAGCGACAGCTGATTCTGAGTCAGATGAGGAGTTGGATCCTGCTTTGGGCAATGGATTAGCGGccgatgatgatgaggaaggtGCTGGGGGAGCCGGTGTGTATGGGGTAGTGGATGAGGCTACGAGAAAGCGTCAGGAATTGGAAGCGAGAATGGATAGTATTTTGCATAAGCCTAAGAAGAAGCGGACCAGGCAGGATGAGGACGACTTGGAGCAGATGCAGGACGAGCGGATTCTCAGGTTGAAGGACGAGATGAATATTGCTGCGCAGAAGGATATAGACACTTTGAATGAGAGGCTAGAGAGCGGCAATACGAGACTTGTAGCGATGGAGAAGGTGAAGCTATTGCCCAAGGTGGTGAAAGTGTTGTCGAAAGTGAACCTAGCAGACACGATTTTGGATAACAATCTTCTACAGAGTGTGCGAATCTGGCTTGAACCCTTGCCAGACGGATCATTGCCTGCGTTTGAGATTCAGAAATCGTTATTCTCTGCTTTGGATAACCTTCCAATAAAGACGGAGCACTTGAAAGAGAGTGGGTTGGGCCGGGTTGTTATCTTCTATACAAAGTCCAAGAGAGTGGAGCAGAAATTGGCGCGCTTGGCCGACAAGCTCATTGCGGAATGGACCAGACCAATCATTGGTGCTTCTGATAACTATAGAGATAAGAGAGTTCTGAAACTCGAGTTTGATGTGGAGAAGCACAGAAAGAAGACTATATTGGATACTGCCAAGTctaagaagagaaagagtaAGCGTAAGGaggttgatgaagaaaaatacaagtCCGCATATGAACAGGCTGCTGCAAGGAGGAACAGAGCTGCTGCTCCTGCCCAAACCACAACAGACTACAAGTATGCTCCTATCAGTAATATTGATGCCACAGGGAAGAACATTGGTGTCGGGTCGTCAGTGGATAGCAGCGATCTCTACAAGAGGTTGAACTCGAGACTAAGCggaaacaagaacaaaaagaccAACACTAGATAG
- the RPS23B gene encoding 40S ribosomal protein uS12: protein MGKGKPRGLNSARKLRVHRRNNRWAETTYKKRLLGTAFKSSPFGGSSHAKGIVLEKIGIESKQPNSAIRKCVRVQLIKNGKKVTAFVPNDGCLNFVDENDEVLLAGFGRKGKAKGDIPGVRFKVVKVSGVSLLALWKEKKEKPRS from the exons ATGGGTAAGGGTAAGCCAAGAGGTTTGAACTCCGCTAGAAAGTTGCGTGTccacagaagaaacaa CCGTTGGGCCGAAACTACTTACAAGAAGAGATTACTAGGTACTGCCTTCAAGTCCTCTCCATTCGGTGGCTCTTCTCACGCCAAGGGTATTGTCTTGGAAAAGATTGGTATTGAATCCAAGCAACCTAACTCTGCTATCAGAAAGTGTGTCAGAGTtcaattgatcaagaaCGGTAAGAAGGTTACTGCTTTCGTTCCAAACGATGGTTGTTTGAACTTTGTTGACGAAAACGACGAAGTCTTGTTGGCTGGTTTCGGTAGAAAGGGTAAGGCTAAGGGTGATATCCCAGGTGTCAGATTCAAGGTCGTTAAGGTCTCCGGTGTCTCCTTGCTAGCTTTGtggaaggaaaagaaggaaaagccAAGATCTTAA
- the NAT3 gene encoding peptide alpha-N-acetyltransferase complex B subunit NAT3 yields the protein MTSIQPFEATDFFSLNAVNLDTFTENFPVEFYLEYLILWPSLMFKSVELTSPAPGSNGNEISGYMMGKTEGKGQDWHAHITAVTISPRFRRISLASMLCDTLKTITDNPPHNVNFIDLFVKCNNQLAICLYEKLGYSVFRRVVGYYNSHTDPIPTRATKPNDLKDAFDMRHGMERDHGKSIRADGRKHNCLPQDVRF from the coding sequence ATGACATCTATCCAACCATTTGAAGCTACGGATTTCTTTAGTTTAAATGCCGTCAATCTCGATACATTCACGGAAAATTTCCCTGTAGAATTCTACTTGGAATACTTGATTCTTTGGCCTTCGCTAATGTTCAAGAGTGTTGAATTGACATCCCCTGCTCCAGGTTCTAACggaaatgaaatatctGGCTATATGATGGGGAAGACAGAAGGTAAAGGCCAAGATTGGCATGCACATATTACTGCCGTGACAATATCACCCAGATTCAGAAGGATATCACTAGCGTCAATGCTATGTGATACGTTAAAAACTATAACAGACAATCCGCCGCATAATGTGAATTTCATCGACTTATTTGTTAAATGTAATAACCAACTAGCTATCTGTTTGTATGAGAAGTTAGGGTATTCTGTTTTCAGAAGAGTTGTTGGATATTACAACTCTCATACCGACCCAATACCGACCCGAGCAACAAAGCCCAACGACTTAAAGGATGCCTTTGACATGAGACATGGAATGGAAAGAGATCACGGCAAGAGCATTCGTGCGGATGGTCGTAAACATAATTGCCTTCCACAAGATGTACGGTTTTGA
- the SCD6 gene encoding Scd6p encodes MSQYIGKTIALISNTDNRYVGLLESIDSDKGVVTLKQVRCFGTEGRKGWGPQEIYPNPNIYDSVSFNGNDVKDLNILDIPLEKVQPVLPPQLGGQPAVVPTDANGNNVPAAVAGYGVYAPEKGQQQTQQAPPQMPPQAQQQQQHQHQHQEHAAEKKDKAAKKSQSNPPAAAAAAAASPASSPAVQTQSRKASVVPDSEFDFESNNAKFKNAEAPLEDKLEQEKQANKTDEVFYDKKSSFFDSISSSAVENAGSSKWEEERQVNLDTFGQARLRNSGRGGFRGRGGYRGNRGGNRGGNRGNYRGGNRNNSNGNFSVSSPPPPQSQIEF; translated from the coding sequence ATGTCGCAGTATATTGGTAAGACTATCGCTCTTATTTCGAACACTGACAACCGTTATGTGGGACTTTTGGAGTCTATTGATTCGGATAAGGGTGTGGTTACTTTGAAGCAGGTGCGTTGCTTTGGTACCGAAGGTCGTAAGGGATGGGGGCCTCAGGAGATATATCCTAACCCTAATATTTACGATAGTGTATCATTCAATGGTAACGATGTTAAGGATTTGAATATCTTGGATATTCCTTTGGAGAAAGTGCAACCAGTTCTTCCACCTCAATTGGGTGGTCAACCAGCTGTTGTACCAACAGATGCTAACGGCAACAATGTGCCGGCAGCCGTGGCAGGTTACGGCGTGTATGCACCTGAAAAGGGTCAACAGCAGACTCAACAAGCACCTCCACAAATGCCTCCACAGGcacaacagcaacaacagcatcagcatcagcatcaaGAGCATGCTgctgaaaagaaggataaaGCAGCTAAAAAGTCCCAGTCTAACCCTccagctgctgctgctgctgctgctgcttctccAGCCTCTTCTCCAGCAGTTCAGACACAGTCTCGCAAAGCTTCTGTTGTCCCAGACTCCGAATTTGATTTCGAAAGCAACAATGCTAAATTCAAGAATGCTGAGGCTCCACTGGAAGACAAACtagaacaagagaaacaaGCTAACAAGACTGATGAAGTGTTTTACGATAAAAAGTCATCCTTCTTCGACTCTATCTCGAGTTCTGCAGTGGAAAATGCAGGCTCCTCCAAATGGGAAGAAGAGCGTCAAGTTAACCTGGACACTTTTGGACAGGCAAGACTGAGAAATTCTGGACGTGGTGGTTTCAGAGGTCGTGGTGGATACAGGGGTAACCGTGGCGGCAATCGTGGCGGAAATCGTGGAAACTACCGTGGCGGAAATCGTAACAACAGCAACGGTAATTTCAGTGTAtcatcaccaccaccaccacaaaGTCAAATCGAATTTTGA
- the ANT1 gene encoding Ant1p produces MASLENAFVGAVSSGLANLAVYPLDLAKTVIQTQLKQGNLASETPEGRVTDGYGSDSESQAKETKKKGVREIQPRPESPKDVRLKSLEERYRNTLDVIVKVYKTEGVQGLYRGLGASLLGSFIQSFSYFFWYTIVRRQYFKIKKVKGQAAKFSTAEELLLSMVAAATSQVFTNPVNTVSTKQQTRRGLGEDNSFLAVAKDVFEENGITGFWKGLKVSLVLTINPSITYASAEKLKDLIYNVEWNSKELNDSSLQLKPSQNFLIGVLSKIISTFLTHPLIVAKASLQRNASQFTSFQDVLAYLYRHEGFLSLWKGILPQLLKGVIVQGLLFMFKGELAKNIKKLLFMLQVYRKRRLAKTY; encoded by the coding sequence ATGGCCAGTTTGGAGAATGCTTTTGTTGGGGCGGTTTCCAGTGGATTAGCCAACCTGGCAGTGTACCCTTTAGATTTGGCTAAGACAGTTATTCAGACTCAATTGAAACAGGGAAACTTGGCTAGTGAAACACCAGAGGGACGTGTCACGGATGGCTATGGGTCAGATTCAGAATCGCAGGCAAAAgagacgaagaagaaaggtgTAAGGGAGATTCAGCCCAGACCGGAATCACCGAAGGATGTGCGACTCAAGTCATTAGAAGAGAGGTACAGGAACACTTTAGATGTCATTGTGAAAGTTTATAAGACGGAGGGAGTGCAAGGGTTATACCGTGGCCTTGGTGCGTCGTTGCTTGGCAGTTTTATCCAGAGTTTTTCGTATTTTTTCTGGTATACGATTGTGAGAAGGCAGTATTTTAAAATCAAGAAAGTGAAGGGCCAGGCAGCCAAGTTTTCTACAGCCGAGGAGTTGCTTCTCTCCATGGTGGCTGCTGCGACATCGCAGGTCTTTACGAACCCGGTCAATACTGTTTCTACAAAACAACAGACCAGACGCGGCCTAGGTGAGGATAACAGTTTTCTAGCGGTTGCCAAagatgtttttgaagagaacGGGATTACTGGGTTTTGGAAGGGCTTGAAAGTCTCTTTAGTGCTCACAATCAACCCATCGATCACATATGCATCTGCGgagaaattgaaggattTGATATACAATGTCGAGTGGAACTCTAAGGAGTTGAACGATTCGTCGTTGCAGTTGAAACCTAGCCAGAATTTCTTGATCGGCGTCCTCTCAAAGATTATTTCTACGTTTTTAACCCACCCGCTAATTGTGGCTAAGGCGTCTTTACAAAGAAACGCATCCCAGTTTACAAGCTTCCAAGATGTGCTAGCATATTTATACCGTCACGAAGGTTTCTTATCCCTCTGGAAGGGAATTTTGCCGCAGTTACTCAAAGGTGTCATTGTACAAGGGTTACTATTTATGTTCAAAGGAGAGTTGGCTAAGAACATTAAGAAGTTGCTCTTTATGTTACAAGTAtatagaaagagaagattGGCTAAGACCTATTAA
- the YLH47 gene encoding Ylh47p, with protein sequence MRLYSEGKNAEEKVQQAGQQQQQQKSATVTAVQKPAQTTLPAKKEAEPKLSLWGKVKHEAQHYWDGTKLLGLEVKIAMRLVMKMSAGYELSRREKIQLKRTTQDMIRLVPFSAFVIVPFAELLLPIALKLFPNLLPSTYESKKDKQTKLESLRKTRSVMSKIMKENKSHFKPNNITEEQKLVFNNFYKHVRETGEPESREQLIQVARLFTDDTVLDNITRPHLVAIAKYINLQPFGTDVMLRYRIRYKMLELKKDDLAIYYEGVESLDAIELRTACASRGIRNLNVEESVLRDNLRIWLNMRLKDKIPSTLLIMATAYTYGDIGSKKTLYDALCDVLSGIPDELYHEVKVNVVEESSATNKSKMAQLKEQMEIMKEEEQQEKDAVVRVKDELSLDEVDAKTVNQSSEAKKESDARAEQEEAKEKKKDI encoded by the coding sequence ATGCGTTTGTACTCGGAGGGTAAAAATGCTGAGGAAAAGGTACAACAAGCTgggcagcagcagcaacaacagaagTCCGCAACAGTAACGGCTGTACAGAAACCGGCACAAACGACGCTGCCGGCtaagaaagaagcagagCCAAAGTTGTCTCTTTGGGGCAAGGTGAAGCACGAAGCACAACATTACTGGGACGGTACGAAGTTGTTGGGTCTTGAGGTGAAGATTGCGATGCGTttggtgatgaagatgtCAGCCGGGTACGAATTGTCGCGTAGAGAAAAGATCCAGCTAAAGAGAACCACACAAGATATGATCAGGTTGGTTCCATTCAGTGCGTTTGTCATTGTGCCATTTGCTGAGTTGCTGCTTCCTATTGCATTGAAGCTTTTCCCAAACCTTTTGCCATCGACTTATGAGTCCAAGAAGGACAAGCAGACGAAGCTTGAGAGCTTGAGAAAGACCAGATCTGTTATGTCTAAGATTATGAAAGAGAACAAGTCGCATTTCAAGCCAAACAACATCACAGAAGAGCAAAAGTTGGTGTTCAACAATTTCTATAAGCACGTCAGAGAGACCGGTGAGCCAGAGTCCCGTGAACAGCTCATTCAAGTTGCCCGTCTCTTTACCGATGACACAGTCTTGGATAACATAACGAGACCACATTTGGTGGCCATTGCCAAGTACATCAACTTGCAACCATTCGGTACCGATGTCATGTTGCGTTACCGTATCCGTTACAAGATGTTggagttgaagaaggatgACTTGGCAATCTACTACGAAGGTGTCGAGTCTCTTGATGCCATTGAGTTACGTACTGCTTGTGCGTCTAGAGGTATCAGAAACTTGAACGTCGAAGAAAGTGTCTTGCGTGACAACTTGAGAATCTGGTTGAACATGAGGTTGAAGGACAAGATTCCATCCACTTTGCTAATTATGGCCACTGCCTACACATACGGTGATATCGGCTCCAAGAAGACTTTGTACGATGCATTGTGCGATGTTCTTTCCGGTATCCCAGACGAATTGTACCACGAAGTTAAGGTCAATGTTGTGGAAGAATCATCTGCCACTAACAAGTCTAAGATGGCACAACTAAAGGAACAAATGGAAATTatgaaggaagaagaacagcaAGAAAAGGATGCTGTTGTCAGAGTGAAGGATGAGCTAAGTTTAGATGAGGTCGATGCCAAGACTGTGAACCAATCTTCTGAAGCCAAAAAGGAATCCGATGCTCGCGCTGAACAAGAGGAGGCaaaggagaaaaagaaggatatTTAG
- a CDS encoding putative 6-phosphofructo-2-kinase/fructose-2,6-biphosphatase produces the protein MSIQNHLSQGTKTVIVMVGLPARGKSTIAEQICRCDPKHSRIFNAGQKRRQLERAGTDASLELKEQIFDMADPGCVETRDEIAMRTLVELLDWLQESDNHKIGIFDATNSTLKRRKLILSTLEERATTMPLNFVFLEVIVDSKDILEEHLYWKVRHSDDYKHLSDKDWCLSDFQSRMRQYEAVYETIDDQEISAYQKSMERPFSISILKVRNRFDQCFFYGEEAPAFIHYMLFAWRRRRFLETRRHLATLRDPREMIVRV, from the coding sequence ATGAGCATACAGAACCACCTTTCACAAGGTACGAAAACCGTAATTGTGATGGTAGGTCTACCGGCCCGCGGGAAGTCCACCATTGCAGAACAAATATGTCGATGTGACCCCAAACACTCTCGGATATTCAATGCTGGTCAAAAAAGACGCCAATTGGAAAGAGCTGGTACGGATGCCAGTCTTGAGCTAAAGGAGCAGATATTTGACATGGCTGACCCTGGGTGTGTGGAGACGAGAGACGAAATTGCCATGCGCACCTTGGTAGAATTGCTTGACTGGTTGCAAGAGAGCGATAATCACAAGATCGGAATCTTTGACGCTACAAACTCCACTCTGAAAAGGCGAAAGCTTATCCTGAGCACCTTAGAGGAGCGTGCCACCACCATGCCTCTAAATTTCGTCTTCCTCGAGGTCATTGTTGACTCGAAAGACATTTTAGAAGAACATCTGTACTGGAAGGTACGGCACTCTGACGACTACAAACATCTCAGCGACAAAGACTGGTGCTTGTCCGACTTCCAATCGCGAATGAGACAATATGAAGCAGTGTACGAGACAATTGACGACCAAGAAATCAGCGCATATCAAAAGAGCATGGAACGCCCATTTTCGATCTCGATACTCAAGGTAAGAAACAGATTCGACCAGTGCTTCTTCTACGGCGAAGAAGCGCCAGCGTTTATACACTATATGCTTTTTGCATGGAGGCGCAGGCGGTTTCTAGAAACACGTAGACACCTCGCAACCCTCAGGGATCCCAGAGAGATGATAGTTCGTGTGTag